A window of the Bombina bombina isolate aBomBom1 chromosome 3, aBomBom1.pri, whole genome shotgun sequence genome harbors these coding sequences:
- the MID1IP1 gene encoding mid1-interacting protein 1, with product MMQIVDTYNQKYSLFNAMNRFIGAVNNMDQTVMVPSLLRDVHLEIDVKEEVRNGADNFFSTRDMHSYYILLKSIRNDIEWGVLQGEDRKKDKLSSLDISRFEDADGEEDLEKEFHFHLCGLHTVLNKLTRKANILTNRYKEEIGFGSWGH from the coding sequence ATGATGCAAATTGTAGATACCTACAATCAAAAGTACTCCTTGTTCAATGCTATGAACAGATTCATTGGAGCTGTGAATAATATGGACCAAACTGTGATGGTCCCCAGCTTGCTGAGGGATGTACACTTGGAGATAGATGTGAAGGAAGAGGTCCGCAATGGGGCTGATAATTTCTTCTCTACGAGGGACATGCACAGCTACTACATTCTGCTGAAATCCATTAGGAATGACATTGAATGGGGTGTGCTGCAAGGGGAGGACAGAAAAAAAGATAAACTAAGCTCCTTGGACATCAGTAGGTTCGAAGATGCAGATGGAGAAGAAGACTTGGAAAAGGAATTTCACTTTCACCTTTGTGGACTACACACTGTTCTAAACAAGCTCACCAGAAAAGCTAACATCCTAACCAACAGATATAAAGAAGAAATTGGATTTGGAAGCTGGGGTCATTGA